In a single window of the Alphaproteobacteria bacterium LSUCC0684 genome:
- the murG gene encoding undecaprenyldiphospho-muramoylpentapeptide beta-N-acetylglucosaminyltransferase: MTTVFLAAGGTGGHVFPAVAIAESLTKEGIRPVFITDRRGKRMIPAEYRSWTILAASPYGSSLFIRLKGMTKLLLGCLETCLAIAWHRPRMVIGFGGYPAVPPVMIGRLFGLPLIIHEQNAFLGRANRFLSARGDVLALSWPETRNIPAAAADKVLLAGMPVRSGFHQISRRGYAPPETDGPIHILIVGGSLGARVFGETVPEAISRLPEKLRSRLRVTHQVRGDQMEAIRAQYARHNVSADLHLFITDMPAEMEKAHLVICRAGASSVAELAAAGRPAVFVPYPHAMDDHQTANAMAAAAIGGGWCVPEAEMSAGSLAGRIASLVSDGETLSKAAAAIGRLNPPDPARTLTTRALELLSKGRAS; this comes from the coding sequence ATGACAACGGTCTTTCTGGCAGCTGGCGGCACGGGCGGGCATGTGTTCCCCGCGGTGGCGATTGCCGAATCCCTGACAAAAGAAGGCATCCGCCCCGTCTTCATCACCGACCGCCGGGGCAAGAGGATGATCCCGGCCGAATACCGGAGCTGGACAATTCTCGCCGCCTCGCCCTATGGCAGCAGCCTCTTCATCCGGCTCAAGGGCATGACCAAACTTCTTCTCGGTTGTCTTGAGACATGCCTCGCCATCGCCTGGCACCGCCCCCGGATGGTGATCGGTTTCGGCGGTTATCCCGCCGTGCCGCCGGTGATGATCGGCCGTCTTTTTGGCCTGCCCCTGATCATCCATGAACAGAATGCCTTTCTTGGCCGGGCCAATCGTTTTCTTTCCGCCCGCGGGGATGTGCTCGCCCTGTCCTGGCCGGAGACAAGGAATATTCCGGCGGCGGCGGCAGATAAGGTTCTGCTTGCCGGCATGCCGGTACGTTCAGGCTTCCACCAGATCAGCCGCCGCGGATATGCGCCGCCTGAAACAGATGGTCCTATCCATATTCTGATCGTCGGCGGCAGCCTCGGCGCCAGGGTATTCGGGGAAACCGTGCCCGAAGCCATCAGCCGCCTGCCGGAAAAATTGCGCTCCCGCCTCAGGGTGACGCATCAGGTGCGCGGAGATCAGATGGAAGCCATCCGGGCCCAATATGCGCGCCATAATGTCAGCGCTGATCTGCATCTGTTTATCACCGACATGCCGGCTGAGATGGAAAAGGCGCATCTCGTGATCTGCCGTGCCGGCGCCTCTTCGGTGGCGGAACTGGCAGCGGCAGGCCGGCCGGCGGTTTTTGTTCCCTATCCCCACGCGATGGATGATCACCAGACGGCCAATGCCATGGCGGCGGCGGCGATCGGCGGCGGCTGGTGCGTGCCCGAAGCCGAGATGAGCGCAGGTTCTCTTGCCGGGCGCATCGCCTCCCTTGTTTCTGATGGGGAAACATTGAGCAAGGCGGCGGCGGCCATTGGCCGGCTCAACCCGCCTGATCCGGCCCGGACGCTGACGACAAGAGCGCTTGAACTATTGTCAAAAGGGCGGGCGTCATGA
- a CDS encoding FtsW/RodA/SpoVE family cell cycle protein, giving the protein MFNRTDRSILGIWWWTVDRWLLASALGLAIIGIFLVMAASPPVAERIGFDSQHFVGRHGIFLLIALATLLGVSILTPRQIRIMSLAGLFASLLLIVVAIFIGPEIKGATRWIPLGPFKLQPSEFAKPFFAVVSAWLLSLWREEKGFPGWAISMGCLAALAGLLILQPDMGMTVVILATWGFQIFLAGMPLALVLILAVFIAPIIAITAYFTLPHVQIRVTKFLEGGNMQAETAMRSFSNGGFFGVGPGNGEVKNSLPDAHADFIYAVAAEEFGALMCLLLLCLYIFIVMRGFLKASSSDSLFLILAVSGLAMQFGLQAAIHMASSVHLIPTKGMTLPFISYGGSSLLATGVTMGILLALTRRQFQPGRLA; this is encoded by the coding sequence ATGTTTAACCGGACCGATCGCAGCATTCTCGGGATCTGGTGGTGGACGGTGGACCGCTGGTTGCTGGCCTCGGCGCTGGGGCTTGCCATCATCGGGATCTTCCTCGTCATGGCGGCGAGCCCGCCCGTGGCGGAGCGCATCGGCTTTGACAGCCAGCATTTCGTCGGCCGTCACGGGATCTTTCTCCTGATTGCGCTTGCAACGCTGCTCGGGGTATCAATCCTGACGCCCCGCCAGATCAGGATAATGAGTCTGGCCGGTCTTTTTGCCTCTCTTCTGCTGATCGTGGTGGCGATTTTCATCGGCCCGGAAATCAAGGGCGCAACCCGATGGATTCCGCTCGGCCCGTTCAAACTTCAGCCCTCGGAATTTGCCAAACCGTTCTTTGCCGTGGTCAGCGCCTGGCTTCTGAGCCTGTGGCGGGAGGAAAAGGGTTTCCCGGGCTGGGCCATTTCCATGGGCTGCCTTGCTGCGCTGGCCGGGCTTCTGATCCTCCAGCCTGACATGGGCATGACGGTTGTCATCCTCGCGACCTGGGGCTTCCAGATCTTCCTTGCCGGGATGCCGCTGGCGCTGGTGCTGATCCTTGCGGTGTTCATTGCGCCGATCATTGCGATTACCGCCTATTTCACCCTGCCGCATGTGCAGATACGCGTAACGAAATTCCTTGAGGGCGGCAACATGCAGGCAGAAACCGCCATGCGGAGCTTTTCCAATGGTGGCTTCTTCGGCGTCGGGCCCGGCAATGGCGAGGTCAAGAACAGCCTCCCCGACGCCCATGCCGATTTCATTTACGCCGTCGCCGCCGAAGAATTCGGGGCGTTGATGTGCCTTTTGCTCCTGTGCCTTTACATCTTCATCGTCATGCGCGGCTTCCTCAAGGCCAGCAGCAGCGACAGCCTCTTTCTGATCCTTGCCGTTTCGGGGCTGGCCATGCAGTTCGGGTTGCAGGCCGCCATCCATATGGCCTCATCGGTTCACCTCATCCCGACAAAGGGCATGACCCTTCCCTTTATCAGCTATGGCGGCTCGTCTCTTCTGGCCACGGGCGTGACCATGGGGATTCTGCTGGCCCTGACACGGCGCCAGTTTCAGCCGGGGAGGCTTGCATGA